One region of Vigna angularis cultivar LongXiaoDou No.4 chromosome 10, ASM1680809v1, whole genome shotgun sequence genomic DNA includes:
- the LOC108335884 gene encoding uncharacterized protein LOC108335884 — translation MWHEARRSEKKVHDMMDAARKRAQRRAVYLAKRRGDPQQSIQLVGFRCRTYRDDALYQATQDQQGLIPWNGKQDVLIDRFDGRALLDFIRDSSHRRAPEKSEEEEELEEFVNFERYRDLVKHRRRGFTDEEALQHVNQEMEAKAAAPFTSDRSNLPQPSASKGSYSQVGFSYDGNGKEETHISDDDDNDNDNEEDEDDDDDEDFNSDDSNDEGMEIIAKEYGVKRYGWLVYMDKKAKEEEKRQKELIKGDPAIRKLSRKERRKASQIEREREREATRISGTRVLHHDPYRESRQSPTYEAYSRSRRSRSRSRSYSPSHSRRYSRSSHSDDIHRSKPRTPKIEYITEFGSSGAADEPRLEGFSPPRSPTSQVDMLNRPSSGCILEALHVDPASGVSIDKDKGTKVAKPSVSASSALAKLKAGGSGGPLKQQGEKKETPQERLKRIMNRQLNKQIKKDTAAELAKKREQERQRQEKLAETSRLSRSRRHSRSRSRSFSHSPPRRYRRSRSPSRSRGSRRYYSSSRSRSPSRTRSRSRSRSPYSRSPRIRNRSRH, via the exons aTGTGGCACGAGGCGAGAAGGTCGGAGAAGAAGGTCCACGACATGATGGACGCAGCTCGGAAGAGAGCACAACGACGCGCCGTCTACCTCGCCAAGAGGCGAGGCGATCCGCAGCAATCCATTCAGCTCGTAGGCTTCCGCTGCCGAACCTACCGAGACGATGCTCTCTATCAAGCCACACAGGATCAGCAGGGCCT GATACCTTGGAATGGGAAACAGGATGTATTGATTGACAG ATTTGATGGCCGTGCTCTCCTTGATTTCATTCGCGATTCTAGTCATAGACGTGCTCCAGAAAagtctgaagaagaagaagagttagaAGAGTTTGTTAATTTTGAGCGTTATCGGGATTTAGTAAAGCATCGCCGTAGAGGAT TTACTGACGAGGAGGCTTTGCAACATGTAAATCAAGAGATGGAAGCCAAGGCTGCTGCCCCGTTTACATCAGACAG ATCTAATTTACCACAGCCTTCTGCAAGTAAAGGATCTTACTCACAGGTTGGGTTTTCTTATGATGggaatggaaaagaagaaaccCATATttcagatgatgatgataatgataatgataatgaggaagatgaagatgacgaCGACGACGAAGATTTTAATAGTGATGATAGCAATGATGAAGGAATGGAAATAATTGCTAAAGAATATGGGGTTAAAAGGTATGGTTGGCTTGTCTACATGGATAAgaaagcaaaggaggaagagaaaAGGCAAAAGGAGTTGATCAAAGGTGACCCTGCAATT aGGAAGCTAAGTCGTAAAGAGAGAAGGAAGGCTTCTCAGATTgaaagggagagagagagagaagccACACGGATATCAGGAACTCGTGTGCTGCATCATGACCCCTACCG GGAATCAAGGCAGAGTCCAACATATGAAGCCTATTCTCGATCTAGAAG GTCAAGGTCCAGATCACGGTCCTACTCTCCATCGCATTCAAGGCGTTATTCACGGAGTAGTCATTCTGATGATATTCACCGAAGCAAACCAAGGACACCTAAAATAGAATACATAACTGAATTTGGGAGCTCTGGAGCAGCAGATGAACCCAGGCTTGAAGGATTTTCTCCACCAAGATCTCCTACATCTCAAGTTGATATGTTAAACCG GCCTTCATCTGGTTGCATACTCGAGGCATTGCATGTTGATCCTGCTTCTGGTGTATCAATTGATAAGGATAAGGGCACTAAAGTTGCGAAGCCATCAGTAAG TGCTTCTTCAGCATTAGCAAAATTAAAGGCTGGTGGGTCTGGTGGGCCCTTAAAACAACAAGGGGAGAAGAAAGAAACTCCTCAAGAAAGACTTAAAAGAATCATGAATAGACAACTAAACAAACAAA TTAAGAAAGATACTGCTGCTGAACTAGCCAAGAAAAGAGAACAAGAACGGCAGAGGCAGGAGAAACTTGCAGAAACAAGCCGATTGAGTCGGTCTAGACGGCACAGCCGCAGCCGAAGCAGGAGTTTCAGCCATTCCCCTCCAAG AAGGTACAGGCGCAGTAGAAGTCCTAGTAGAAGCAGAGGTTCCAGAAGATATTATTCTAGCTCCCGATCTCGGTCCCCTTCTCGCACCCGTTCCCGCTCACGTTCTCGGTCTCCTTATTCTCGATCTCCTAG GATAAGAAACAGATCAAGGCACTGA